The proteins below are encoded in one region of Pseudomonas putida NBRC 14164:
- a CDS encoding sensor domain-containing diguanylate cyclase produces the protein MPVDLQALYPRLIHLMLDTVFVVDRDNQIAFVSDACEALLGYKPCEMIGTPITDYMHPDDLAATRASIVRVMNGQPHYDFRNRYVRKDGGIVHILWAASWSEEAQARIGVARDVTALRQAEEELRFLAHHDPLTRLANRAMFNERLDSALATARQHDGTLGLLFLDINDFKEINDVHGHAVGDRVLCTLARRLEGCVRATDTVARMGGDEFTVLLNDCPSPVAIAEQVARILAVMAEPLGMELSGIDTPSCSIGVARFPEDGNDADMLLRHADGDMYRVKRKHTATG, from the coding sequence ATGCCCGTAGACCTTCAAGCCTTGTACCCCAGGTTGATCCACCTGATGCTGGACACCGTGTTCGTGGTAGACAGGGACAACCAGATCGCCTTCGTCAGCGATGCCTGCGAGGCCCTGCTGGGTTACAAGCCCTGCGAAATGATCGGCACGCCGATCACCGACTACATGCACCCCGACGACCTGGCGGCCACGCGCGCGTCGATTGTGCGGGTGATGAACGGTCAGCCCCATTACGATTTCCGTAACCGCTATGTGCGCAAGGATGGCGGTATCGTGCACATCCTGTGGGCAGCCAGCTGGTCCGAAGAGGCTCAAGCGCGCATCGGTGTGGCGCGGGATGTGACGGCCCTGCGCCAGGCTGAAGAGGAACTGCGCTTCCTTGCCCATCACGACCCGCTGACCCGGCTGGCCAACCGGGCCATGTTCAATGAACGGCTGGACAGTGCCCTTGCCACAGCGCGGCAGCACGATGGCACGCTGGGGTTGCTGTTTCTGGATATCAATGACTTCAAGGAAATCAACGATGTGCACGGGCATGCTGTGGGTGATCGGGTGCTGTGCACGCTTGCGCGGCGGCTGGAAGGCTGCGTACGCGCAACCGACACGGTGGCGCGCATGGGCGGTGACGAGTTCACCGTGCTGTTGAACGATTGCCCCTCGCCAGTGGCCATTGCCGAGCAGGTAGCCCGCATTTTGGCGGTCATGGCCGAGCCGCTCGGTATGGAGTTGTCCGGCATCGACACGCCGTCCTGCAGCATCGGCGTGGCGCGCTTCCCTGAGGATGGCAACGATGCCGACATGCTGCTGCGTCATGCCGATGGGGATATGTACCGGGTCAAGCGAAAACACACGGCGACCGGGTAA
- a CDS encoding ABC transporter permease: MKRLDLRGLVLPLLLLGAWEYASRQGAAGAYAFVPLAQVGTALAELLGSGELLVNLWASLLRTCSGLAIGIVGGVGLGALMALSSPANRLIAPLFHALRQVPMLGWIPLIALWLGNGEGAKLLIVSLAALYPMVLNTFESLRQVAGQHREAARVLMLGRWQQLWLILLPAALPGIAAGVLQALAFAWVTSVGSELFLSAGAGLGSLMMNAEAAARMEIIVVCVLCIGLTGYLMSWLCTLLTRRLLRWRTNH; this comes from the coding sequence ATGAAACGACTTGATTTGCGTGGCCTGGTACTGCCGCTGTTGCTGCTCGGCGCCTGGGAGTATGCCTCGCGCCAAGGTGCAGCCGGGGCCTACGCCTTCGTCCCACTGGCGCAGGTGGGCACAGCATTGGCCGAACTGCTGGGCAGCGGCGAACTGCTGGTCAACCTGTGGGCGAGCCTGTTACGTACCTGCAGCGGCCTTGCCATCGGCATTGTCGGCGGTGTCGGGCTGGGTGCGTTGATGGCCCTGTCCTCCCCCGCCAACCGCCTGATCGCGCCGCTGTTCCATGCCTTGCGCCAGGTGCCGATGCTGGGCTGGATCCCGCTGATCGCCTTGTGGCTGGGTAACGGCGAAGGCGCCAAGCTGCTGATCGTCAGCCTGGCAGCGTTGTACCCGATGGTGCTCAACACCTTCGAGAGCCTGCGCCAGGTCGCCGGCCAGCACCGCGAAGCGGCACGGGTGCTGATGCTCGGCCGCTGGCAGCAGCTTTGGCTGATCCTGTTGCCCGCCGCACTGCCCGGCATTGCCGCCGGGGTACTGCAAGCCTTGGCCTTCGCCTGGGTAACCTCGGTGGGCAGCGAGCTGTTCCTGTCTGCCGGGGCCGGCCTTGGCAGCCTGATGATGAACGCCGAAGCTGCGGCGCGCATGGAGATCATCGTGGTCTGCGTGCTGTGCATCGGCCTGACTGGCTACCTGATGTCCTGGCTGTGCACCCTGCTCACCCGCCGCCTGCTGCGCTGGCGCACCAACCATTGA
- a CDS encoding class I SAM-dependent methyltransferase, with product MPDPESTLLDSWQHNAYAWIDAVRSGAIESRRQVTDQAILLAILGRQPGRVLDLGCGEGWLLRALEDRGIEAVGVDGDRTLVEAARAAGSAEVHLASYAQLADAQVYVGTGYDLVCANFALLHQDIIPLLAAMKDLLVPGGALVIQTLHPWSVAGGEYQDGWREESFAGFNGDWQPMPWYFRTLASWLNALDMAGLRLLSLQEPQHPQSAVPQSLLMVAERP from the coding sequence ATGCCTGACCCTGAAAGCACTTTGCTCGACAGTTGGCAGCACAACGCCTACGCCTGGATCGACGCCGTGCGCAGCGGCGCCATCGAGAGCCGTCGCCAGGTCACTGACCAGGCCATCCTGCTCGCCATCCTCGGCCGACAGCCCGGGCGAGTGCTGGACCTGGGCTGTGGTGAGGGCTGGTTGCTGCGTGCACTGGAGGACCGCGGTATCGAAGCCGTGGGCGTGGATGGTGACCGGACGCTGGTAGAGGCCGCGCGCGCGGCGGGCTCGGCCGAGGTGCACCTGGCCAGCTATGCGCAGTTGGCCGATGCGCAGGTTTATGTGGGCACAGGGTATGACCTGGTCTGTGCCAACTTTGCGCTGTTGCACCAGGACATCATCCCGTTGCTGGCGGCCATGAAAGATTTGCTGGTGCCGGGTGGCGCACTGGTGATCCAGACGTTGCACCCCTGGAGCGTTGCCGGCGGGGAGTATCAGGATGGCTGGCGGGAGGAGTCGTTTGCCGGGTTTAACGGGGACTGGCAACCGATGCCGTGGTACTTCCGTACGTTGGCCAGCTGGCTGAATGCACTGGACATGGCCGGGTTGCGCCTGCTCAGTTTGCAGGAGCCACAGCACCCGCAAAGTGCAGTGCCGCAGTCGCTGTTGATGGTAGCTGAGCGCCCCTGA
- a CDS encoding TonB-dependent receptor plug domain-containing protein, which yields MPHHTPLASAIALAIAGLAMPAFAAEPADRLDTVVVVGTHRSDVTALQSAAPVDVLSGEKLQETGASDLSAALTALSPSFSFPQSPQGAFAGSIAQGASLRGLASDQVLVLVNGKRRHTSANVTRQGLVNARGAAAVDLSLIPLSAIERVEILRDGAAAQYGSDAIAGVINIVLKERDEGGNAGYRFGGYKKGDGLQRKLSGWKGFALPNDGFLTLAFDAGSQDPASDTRDDNRLFYPGSTSIDTAREQNNRYRNWRWGSGNVSDQYNFTANAEMGLSEGLSAYGFATYAHKNTDAENFFDPPTTLRNNYGSVALARYPDGRLPVTRYGLEDFAVTGGLRFEDQALGKFDLALNYGNNRVDSTDRDAINPSWGTASPSTIYTGRREADQTNLSLDWTRDFANDWLFKPLTVSAGLAWRQENYDLSEGDAAGWSNGPLFNTIDPLSGRRIPGYYSGITQVDAVSLDRRVIGAYFDVEAQLSEKLQAGVAVRSEHYSDFGDTTNGKLSLRYDFTPQIAARASASTGYRAPSLVQSGLSSFSVQVVEQPPGSGNWVEVQQRTLRADSPEAALLGGKALKPEESTNFSVGLVWRPLPNASVTLDAYRIDIDNRITLSDQLPASVVGPIFAGTPYANIQSAAFYTNIADTRTDGFELAGHYQLDAGRWGRVDFNGGYARNNTRITGLDDVGGIPGSQIIGRNTQGLIEDGTPEDKLTLSANWLYDGWSVTVAQRRYGEWKNRNAANPTLDQTFSPQWVTDLDVSYRFDLGLTLSAGAINLFDSHPDKLEGAQLYGVPKYSITSPEGAQGAFYYTSVSYDF from the coding sequence ATGCCCCACCACACTCCCTTGGCCAGCGCCATCGCTTTGGCCATCGCCGGCCTCGCCATGCCCGCATTCGCTGCCGAACCCGCCGACCGCCTCGACACCGTGGTCGTGGTCGGCACCCACCGCAGCGACGTCACCGCCCTGCAAAGCGCCGCGCCGGTCGATGTGCTGAGCGGTGAAAAACTCCAGGAAACCGGCGCCAGCGACCTGTCCGCGGCACTCACTGCGCTTTCGCCTTCGTTCAGCTTCCCCCAGTCGCCTCAGGGCGCCTTTGCCGGTTCGATTGCCCAGGGCGCCTCGCTGCGCGGCCTGGCCTCCGACCAGGTGCTGGTGCTGGTCAACGGCAAGCGCCGCCACACCAGCGCCAACGTCACCCGCCAGGGCTTGGTCAACGCCCGTGGCGCGGCGGCCGTGGACCTCAGCCTGATCCCGCTGTCGGCCATCGAACGGGTGGAAATCCTGCGCGATGGCGCAGCCGCCCAGTACGGCTCGGACGCCATTGCCGGGGTGATCAACATCGTGCTCAAGGAGCGCGACGAGGGTGGTAACGCCGGCTACCGCTTCGGCGGCTACAAGAAAGGCGACGGCCTGCAACGCAAGCTCAGCGGCTGGAAGGGCTTTGCCTTGCCCAACGACGGCTTCCTGACCCTGGCCTTCGACGCCGGCAGCCAGGACCCCGCCAGCGACACCCGCGACGACAACCGCCTGTTCTACCCCGGCTCCACCAGCATTGACACCGCGCGCGAGCAGAACAACCGTTACCGCAACTGGCGCTGGGGTTCGGGCAATGTCTCGGACCAGTACAACTTTACCGCCAATGCCGAAATGGGTTTGAGCGAGGGGCTGAGTGCCTACGGTTTTGCCACCTATGCGCACAAGAACACGGATGCCGAGAACTTCTTCGACCCGCCCACCACGTTGCGCAACAACTACGGCAGCGTAGCCCTGGCGCGCTACCCGGACGGCCGCCTACCGGTCACCCGCTACGGCCTGGAAGACTTTGCCGTCACCGGTGGCCTGCGCTTCGAGGACCAGGCCCTGGGCAAATTCGACCTGGCGCTGAACTACGGCAATAACCGCGTCGACTCCACCGACCGCGACGCCATCAACCCCAGCTGGGGCACCGCCAGCCCGTCGACCATCTACACCGGTCGCCGCGAAGCCGACCAGACCAACCTGTCCCTGGACTGGACCCGCGACTTCGCCAACGACTGGCTGTTCAAGCCGCTGACCGTTTCCGCCGGGCTGGCCTGGCGCCAGGAAAACTACGACCTCAGCGAAGGCGACGCCGCCGGCTGGTCGAACGGGCCGCTGTTCAACACCATCGACCCTCTCTCCGGCAGGCGCATACCCGGCTACTACTCGGGCATCACCCAGGTCGATGCCGTGTCGCTGGACCGCCGCGTGATCGGTGCCTACTTTGATGTCGAAGCCCAGCTGAGCGAAAAGTTGCAGGCCGGCGTGGCCGTGCGCAGCGAGCACTATTCGGACTTCGGCGACACCACCAATGGCAAGTTGTCGTTGCGCTACGACTTCACCCCGCAGATTGCCGCGCGCGCCAGCGCCAGTACCGGCTACCGTGCGCCTTCGCTGGTGCAGAGCGGGTTGTCGTCGTTTAGCGTACAGGTGGTGGAACAGCCCCCAGGCAGTGGCAACTGGGTCGAGGTGCAGCAGCGCACCCTGCGTGCCGACAGCCCGGAAGCGGCCCTGCTTGGCGGCAAGGCGCTGAAACCTGAAGAATCGACCAACTTCTCCGTGGGCCTGGTCTGGCGGCCATTGCCCAACGCCTCGGTCACACTCGACGCCTACCGTATCGACATCGACAACCGCATCACCCTGTCCGACCAATTGCCTGCATCGGTGGTGGGTCCGATCTTCGCCGGTACCCCTTACGCCAACATCCAGAGCGCGGCGTTCTACACCAACATTGCCGACACACGCACCGATGGCTTCGAATTGGCCGGCCATTACCAGCTGGATGCAGGCCGCTGGGGGCGCGTGGACTTCAACGGTGGCTACGCGCGCAACAACACCCGTATAACCGGGCTGGATGATGTGGGCGGCATCCCTGGCAGCCAGATCATCGGCCGCAACACCCAGGGGCTGATCGAAGACGGCACCCCCGAAGACAAGCTGACCCTCAGTGCCAACTGGCTGTATGACGGCTGGAGCGTCACCGTCGCCCAGCGCCGGTATGGGGAATGGAAGAACCGCAACGCCGCCAACCCGACGCTGGACCAGACCTTCAGCCCGCAATGGGTGACCGACCTGGACGTGTCGTACCGTTTCGACCTGGGCCTGACCTTGTCGGCGGGCGCGATCAATCTGTTCGACAGCCACCCGGACAAGCTGGAAGGTGCACAGCTGTATGGCGTGCCCAAGTACTCCATCACCAGCCCGGAAGGCGCGCAGGGGGCGTTCTACTACACCAGCGTGAGTTACGACTTCTAA
- a CDS encoding chorismate mutase, protein MDVRCTSIEDVRTRIDHIDQRLVALLAQRGHLVAQAAAFKKTSDDVRAPARVEQVIAKVRGIAVETGASPEVVERVYRAMIAAFIDEELQVHAGLAGK, encoded by the coding sequence ATGGACGTACGCTGCACATCGATCGAAGATGTTCGCACACGCATTGATCACATTGACCAGCGCCTGGTTGCCCTGCTCGCTCAACGCGGGCATCTGGTGGCACAGGCGGCCGCCTTCAAGAAAACCAGCGACGACGTTCGCGCGCCCGCGCGAGTCGAGCAGGTGATTGCCAAAGTGCGGGGTATCGCCGTGGAGACGGGCGCCTCACCGGAGGTGGTGGAGCGGGTTTACAGGGCAATGATTGCGGCGTTTATCGATGAAGAGTTGCAGGTGCATGCGGGGTTGGCCGGCAAGTAA
- a CDS encoding TonB-dependent receptor, protein MHQLNPLARQISLALLLAGTGSQSIAANEDNKTEPALETVTVTAQHREQTLQEVPVAVSAIKGTSITADGVRSMGDITTFVPNASAKNPDGDGRPRWYIRGLGTGDTGAATVFPVGIYADDVYLNAPIAGGGPLFDLERIEILRGPQGTLYGKNTTAGAVNVISKKPTFDTDGYGTVGFGSKNERIVTGAIGGALVDEKLAGRVALYSEERDGFQNNDFDGNTYGDVNKKAIRLQFLAQLNPDLDALLKVHSRQFKGDGSNGSLPVGRYYNVGYERPHGRDISLNVNEDYRLDHDGASLTFNYYLGDYTLTSISAYDYIRNRSTSDADYTPYEVNGASITDNSYRQWSQELRLASPEDRPLHWLLGAHYFHEDLDSSAQRVVTPGPTPNGTGSNQVGTTAFRDMGFDHRTDSYALFGNLTYDFTDDFSVTGGLRWTQEKKDIDLDLVQLTRATANGPLVPLGGVGTNGNRQEDKTWEAWTYDLTPEYRINDNLRVFFRYAHGFRSGGFNTGLSTSLAQLTTVDPEELDAYELGLKSEWFDRRLTVNANLFYYDYSDIQVNLLTVNNGVLTTALTNGAKGKVKGAELEIEGQPTERLHLRAAVSFLDTEYTDFKNTNPTTGVVTGDYSGNSFVRSPRNVVSLGADYTIPLEVGGKLVAGGDVSFRDKEYFLADRQSSADETLSQPHYTLANARLSWFSHDDKLSVTGFVNNLTDRRYQVHGRPNGTAGQYVITYGDPRTVGLSVTSRF, encoded by the coding sequence ATGCACCAACTCAATCCACTGGCCCGCCAGATCAGCCTGGCGCTTCTGCTGGCCGGCACCGGCAGCCAGTCCATCGCCGCCAACGAAGACAATAAAACCGAACCGGCCCTGGAAACCGTCACGGTCACCGCCCAGCACCGCGAGCAGACGTTGCAGGAAGTCCCGGTGGCCGTGTCGGCCATCAAAGGCACCAGCATCACCGCCGATGGCGTGCGCTCGATGGGCGACATCACCACCTTCGTGCCCAACGCCTCGGCCAAGAACCCCGACGGCGACGGCCGCCCGCGTTGGTACATCCGCGGCCTGGGCACCGGCGACACCGGCGCGGCAACGGTCTTCCCGGTGGGCATCTACGCCGATGACGTCTACCTCAACGCCCCCATCGCAGGCGGTGGGCCGCTGTTTGACCTGGAGCGCATCGAAATACTGCGTGGGCCCCAAGGCACCCTGTATGGCAAGAACACCACTGCCGGCGCAGTGAACGTGATCTCGAAGAAGCCCACCTTCGACACCGACGGTTATGGCACCGTCGGCTTTGGCAGCAAGAACGAACGCATCGTCACCGGCGCCATCGGCGGCGCGCTGGTGGACGAAAAGCTGGCCGGGCGAGTGGCGCTGTATTCCGAGGAGCGTGACGGCTTCCAGAACAACGACTTCGACGGCAACACCTATGGCGATGTGAACAAGAAAGCCATCCGCCTGCAGTTCCTGGCCCAGCTCAACCCCGACCTGGACGCCCTGCTCAAGGTCCACAGCCGCCAGTTCAAGGGCGACGGCAGCAATGGTTCGCTGCCCGTGGGCCGCTACTACAACGTCGGCTACGAACGCCCGCATGGCCGCGACATCTCGCTGAACGTCAACGAAGACTACCGCCTGGACCACGACGGCGCCTCGCTGACGTTCAACTACTACCTGGGCGACTACACGCTGACCTCGATCAGCGCCTACGACTACATCCGCAACCGCTCCACCAGCGACGCCGACTACACCCCCTACGAGGTCAACGGCGCGTCGATCACCGACAACAGCTACCGCCAATGGTCGCAGGAGCTGCGCCTGGCCTCGCCGGAAGACCGCCCGCTGCACTGGCTGCTGGGTGCGCACTACTTCCACGAAGACCTCGACAGCTCGGCACAGCGGGTGGTCACCCCCGGGCCGACGCCCAACGGCACCGGCTCGAACCAGGTGGGTACCACGGCGTTCCGCGACATGGGCTTCGACCACCGCACCGACAGCTACGCGCTGTTTGGCAACCTGACCTACGACTTCACCGACGACTTCAGCGTCACTGGCGGCCTGCGCTGGACGCAGGAGAAAAAGGACATCGACCTGGACCTGGTGCAACTGACCCGCGCCACCGCCAACGGCCCGCTGGTCCCGCTGGGTGGCGTGGGCACCAACGGCAATCGCCAGGAAGACAAGACCTGGGAAGCCTGGACCTACGACCTGACGCCCGAGTACCGCATCAACGACAACCTGCGGGTGTTCTTCCGCTACGCCCACGGTTTCCGCTCGGGCGGTTTCAACACCGGGCTGTCGACCAGCCTGGCGCAGCTGACCACGGTCGACCCGGAAGAGCTGGATGCCTATGAGCTGGGGCTGAAGTCGGAGTGGTTCGACCGCCGCCTGACCGTCAACGCCAACCTCTTCTACTACGACTACTCCGACATCCAGGTGAACCTGCTGACGGTGAACAATGGCGTGCTCACCACCGCACTGACCAACGGCGCCAAGGGCAAGGTCAAGGGTGCGGAGCTGGAGATCGAAGGCCAGCCGACCGAGCGCCTGCACCTGCGCGCGGCGGTGTCATTCCTTGACACCGAATACACCGACTTCAAGAACACCAACCCCACCACTGGCGTGGTAACCGGCGACTACAGCGGCAACAGCTTCGTGCGTTCGCCGCGCAACGTGGTGTCGCTGGGTGCCGACTACACCATTCCGCTGGAAGTGGGCGGCAAGCTGGTGGCAGGGGGCGACGTGAGCTTCCGTGACAAGGAGTACTTCCTGGCCGACCGCCAGAGCAGCGCCGACGAAACCCTCAGCCAGCCCCACTACACATTGGCCAACGCCCGCCTGAGCTGGTTCAGCCACGACGACAAGCTGAGCGTGACCGGTTTCGTCAACAACCTCACCGACCGCCGCTACCAGGTGCACGGCCGGCCCAACGGTACCGCCGGGCAGTACGTGATCACCTACGGCGACCCGCGCACCGTCGGGCTCAGCGTTACCAGCCGGTTCTAG
- a CDS encoding ABC transporter ATP-binding protein, with protein MNAIAHVLPTTASTGALTIRGLNKAYPLKGKHVPVLEGIDLDIRPGEFVSILGASGCGKSTLLRLIVGLDQDYQGQILLDRQPVRGPGLERGIVFQDHRLFPWMTLQQNIALALKNHALPAAEKNRLVAEHIELVGLSGYEQAYPHQLSGGMAQRAAIARALVNKPKVLLLDEPLGALDALTRVRLQQELQRIWVQERCTVIMVTHDIEEALYLGDRVIVMDAHPGRIREDLRIDLPHPRQRDSQVLQGYKQRLLGELVGH; from the coding sequence ATGAACGCCATCGCCCACGTTTTACCCACCACCGCCAGCACCGGCGCGCTGACCATTCGCGGCCTGAACAAGGCGTACCCGCTCAAGGGCAAGCATGTGCCAGTGCTCGAAGGAATCGATCTGGATATCCGCCCGGGCGAATTCGTCAGCATTCTCGGCGCCAGCGGCTGTGGCAAGTCTACCCTGCTGCGGCTGATCGTCGGCCTCGACCAGGACTACCAGGGCCAGATCCTGCTGGACCGGCAACCCGTGCGCGGGCCGGGCCTGGAGCGCGGTATCGTGTTCCAGGACCATCGTCTGTTCCCGTGGATGACCCTGCAGCAGAACATTGCCTTGGCCTTGAAAAACCATGCGTTACCCGCAGCCGAGAAAAACAGGTTGGTGGCCGAGCACATCGAACTGGTAGGCCTGAGTGGTTACGAGCAGGCCTACCCGCACCAGCTGTCCGGCGGCATGGCCCAGCGCGCGGCAATTGCCCGGGCGCTGGTGAACAAGCCCAAGGTGTTGTTGCTGGACGAACCGCTCGGCGCACTGGACGCCCTGACCCGGGTACGGTTGCAGCAGGAGTTGCAGCGCATCTGGGTGCAGGAGCGTTGCACGGTAATCATGGTGACCCATGACATCGAGGAAGCGCTGTACCTGGGCGACCGGGTGATCGTGATGGACGCGCACCCTGGGCGGATTCGCGAGGACTTGCGCATTGATCTGCCACACCCGCGACAGCGGGACAGCCAGGTGTTGCAGGGGTACAAGCAGCGGTTGCTGGGGGAGCTGGTGGGGCATTGA
- a CDS encoding ABC transporter permease — protein MRVLSRLSWFISPLALLICWAVVAYAGLFPANLLIPPLEVWHSLTDLLATGELQEHLAGSLSRLALGFTGGALAGLGFGAALALSKTVEAYCAPLFHTLRQVPSIALIPMFVLLFGVDETFKVIIVAKTAFFPVALATCEGIRAIPRSHFEVAAVYRLRWPTLVGRIALPAAVPAIVTGIRVALTRAWVVLVACELLAADSGLGQMIEMGRQMLRIDVVMVGVVLTGLIGFSLDFTLRRVERRLSAWQSH, from the coding sequence ATGCGCGTGCTTTCTCGTCTTTCCTGGTTCATCTCCCCCCTGGCCCTGCTTATCTGCTGGGCCGTGGTGGCCTATGCCGGGCTATTCCCGGCCAACCTGCTTATCCCGCCGCTGGAGGTGTGGCACAGCCTCACCGACCTGCTGGCCACCGGCGAGTTGCAAGAGCACTTGGCCGGCAGCCTGTCGCGACTGGCCCTGGGCTTTACCGGCGGCGCACTGGCCGGCCTTGGTTTCGGCGCGGCGCTGGCCTTGTCGAAGACCGTGGAGGCCTACTGCGCCCCGCTGTTCCACACCCTGCGCCAAGTGCCCAGCATCGCGTTGATCCCGATGTTCGTGCTGCTGTTTGGGGTGGATGAAACCTTCAAGGTGATCATCGTCGCCAAGACTGCGTTTTTCCCGGTGGCACTGGCCACCTGCGAAGGTATCCGCGCGATCCCTCGCAGCCATTTCGAAGTGGCGGCGGTTTACCGCCTGCGCTGGCCCACGCTGGTGGGGCGGATTGCCCTGCCCGCCGCGGTGCCGGCGATCGTCACCGGTATCCGCGTGGCCCTGACCCGCGCCTGGGTAGTGCTGGTGGCTTGCGAGCTGCTGGCGGCCGACAGCGGCCTGGGGCAGATGATCGAGATGGGCCGGCAGATGCTGCGCATCGATGTAGTGATGGTCGGCGTTGTATTGACCGGGCTTATCGGCTTCAGCCTGGACTTCACCCTGCGCCGCGTGGAACGACGCCTGTCCGCCTGGCAAAGCCACTGA
- the quiC gene encoding 3-dehydroshikimate dehydratase QuiC: MQRSIATVSLSGTLPEKLEAIAAAGFDGVEIFENDLLYYAGSPRQVRQMCADLGIAITLFQPFRDFEGCRRDRLQKNLDRAERKFDLMQELGTDLVLVCSNVQADALGDEQLLVDDLRLLGEHAGKRGLRIGYEALAWGRHVNTYQQVWNLVRQADHPALGVILDSFHTLSLKGDPSAIRDIPGDKIFFVQMADAPILAMDVLEWSRHFRCFPGQGEMDMAGFLAPILATGYRGPLSLEIFNDGFRAAPTRQNAADGLRSLLYLEEQTRLRLEQENTPIEPGVLFTPPAASAYDGVEFLEFAVDEAVGARLGSWLKRLGFAEAGKHRSKDVQLLRQGDINIVLNAEPYSFGHNFFEAHGPSLCATALRVKDPQAALKRATAFRGQPFRGLVGPNECEVPAVRAPDGSLLYLVEQGTAGHTLYDTDFSLDKSATATGGLRRIDHMALALPAESLDSWVLFYKSLFDFAADDEVVLPDPYGLVKSRALRSQCGTLRLPLNISENRNTAIAHALSSYRGSGVHHIAFDCDDIFREVARAKLAGVPLLEIPLNYYDDLAARFDFDDEFLSELAYYNVLYDRDAQGGELFHVYTEPFEERFFFEIIQRKGGYTGYGAANVAVRLAAMAKARSGAARKPVL, from the coding sequence ATGCAGCGTTCGATCGCTACCGTGTCCTTGAGCGGCACCCTGCCGGAAAAGCTCGAAGCCATCGCCGCCGCCGGTTTTGACGGCGTCGAGATCTTTGAAAACGATCTGCTGTATTACGCCGGCAGCCCGCGCCAGGTGCGCCAGATGTGCGCCGACTTAGGGATAGCCATTACCCTGTTTCAGCCGTTCCGCGACTTCGAAGGCTGCCGCCGCGACCGCCTGCAGAAAAACCTCGACCGCGCCGAGCGCAAGTTCGACCTGATGCAAGAGCTGGGCACCGACCTGGTGCTGGTATGCAGCAACGTTCAGGCCGATGCCCTGGGCGATGAACAGCTGCTGGTCGACGACCTGCGCCTGTTGGGCGAGCATGCCGGCAAACGTGGCCTGCGCATTGGCTATGAAGCCCTGGCCTGGGGCCGTCACGTCAACACCTACCAGCAAGTCTGGAACCTGGTGCGCCAAGCCGACCACCCGGCCCTAGGGGTGATTCTCGACAGCTTCCACACCTTGTCGCTGAAGGGCGACCCCAGCGCGATCCGCGACATCCCCGGCGACAAGATCTTCTTCGTGCAGATGGCTGACGCGCCGATCCTGGCCATGGATGTGCTGGAGTGGAGCCGCCACTTCCGCTGCTTCCCGGGGCAGGGCGAAATGGACATGGCGGGTTTCCTGGCGCCGATTCTTGCCACTGGCTACCGTGGCCCGCTGTCGCTGGAAATCTTCAACGACGGCTTCCGCGCCGCGCCCACCCGGCAGAATGCCGCCGACGGCCTGCGTTCGCTGCTGTATCTCGAAGAACAGACCCGCTTGCGCCTCGAGCAGGAAAACACGCCGATCGAACCTGGCGTGCTGTTCACCCCGCCCGCGGCCAGCGCCTATGACGGCGTGGAGTTCCTTGAATTTGCGGTCGACGAAGCCGTCGGCGCGCGCCTGGGCAGCTGGCTGAAGCGCCTGGGCTTTGCCGAAGCTGGCAAACACCGCAGCAAGGACGTACAACTGCTGCGCCAGGGCGATATCAACATTGTCCTGAACGCCGAACCGTACTCCTTCGGCCACAACTTCTTCGAGGCCCACGGCCCGTCGCTGTGCGCCACCGCACTGCGGGTCAAGGACCCGCAAGCCGCCCTGAAGCGTGCCACCGCCTTCCGTGGCCAGCCGTTCCGCGGCCTGGTCGGCCCTAACGAGTGCGAAGTACCGGCGGTACGCGCACCGGACGGCAGCTTGCTGTACCTGGTGGAGCAGGGCACCGCTGGCCACACGCTGTACGACACCGATTTCAGCCTGGACAAGAGCGCCACCGCCACTGGCGGCCTGCGTCGCATCGACCACATGGCCCTGGCCCTGCCAGCCGAGTCGCTGGACAGCTGGGTGCTGTTCTACAAGAGCCTGTTCGACTTCGCTGCCGACGACGAAGTGGTGCTGCCCGACCCGTATGGCCTGGTCAAGAGCCGCGCCCTGCGCAGCCAATGCGGCACTTTGCGCCTGCCGCTGAACATCTCGGAAAACCGCAACACCGCCATTGCCCATGCACTCTCCAGCTACCGCGGTTCGGGGGTGCATCACATTGCCTTCGATTGTGATGACATCTTCCGTGAAGTGGCGCGTGCCAAGCTGGCTGGAGTACCGCTGCTGGAAATCCCGCTGAACTATTACGACGACCTGGCGGCGCGCTTCGATTTCGACGACGAATTCCTCAGCGAACTGGCGTACTACAACGTGCTGTACGACCGCGACGCCCAGGGCGGCGAGCTGTTCCACGTGTACACCGAACCGTTTGAAGAGCGCTTCTTCTTCGAAATCATCCAGCGCAAGGGGGGCTATACCGGTTACGGCGCGGCCAACGTCGCGGTGCGCCTGGCAGCCATGGCCAAGGCCCGCAGCGGCGCGGCGCGCAAGCCCGTCCTCTGA